A segment of the Aureimonas sp. SA4125 genome:
GCATTGGATGCGCAACGCCCTGTCGTATGTCCCGAAGGCGCAGCAGAGCATGGCGGCGGCCGCGCTGCGCCAAGCCTTCGCCCAGCCCGATCGTGCTAGCGCCAGCCAGGCGCTGCGCCACGTCGCCGACCAGCTTCGGGGAAAGTGTCCAAAGCTCGGGGCCTTCATCGACAACAGCGAGACCGACGTGCTGGCGCACATGGATTTTCCCAGTCAGCACCGGACCCGGATCCATTCGACGAATTCCCTGGAGCGCCTGAACAAGGAGGTGAAGCGGCGTGCCGACGTCGTCGGAATCTTCCCGAACGAGGGATCCATCATCCGGCTCATCGGCGCCGTCCTTCTCGAGGCCAACGACGAATGGCAGATCCAGAACCGCTACATGCAGACCGAACCCATGGCCGACCTCATGGCCATGGGCAACACTGCAAAACCCGAACAGATTTCCACCGAAGTCGCCTGAAACGGAGCCGCTTCAGCTACACTCAATTTCCACCACGTTGACGGACACGACCTTCAGGCATGGCTTCGCCAGCCGCCCCGATAGGGTCGTCGTGCATATTGCGCTTCCCTTAATCAACATTTAATGTTGAATGGATAAACCGCCCTATTCAGATCGTCAACATTAAATGTTGGTTCAGAATGACCCCATCTCAGTGCCGAGCTGCCCGCGCTCTTCTCGACATGTCTCAGCCGGACCTTGCTTCGCAGGCGGGGCTCGGCCTCTCGACGATCGTTGATTTCGAGCGGTCGCGCCGCGCAGTCTCATCAGACGGCATTCAAAAGATTGTTTCGGCGCTCGAGACGTCGGGTGTCGAGTTCATCGCAGAGAACGGGGGCGGGGCTGGCGTAAGGCTGAGAAACCCATGATGCTCTGGCTAGATGAATATCGAAGTTTCTTAGCAGCAAGTGCTGGCGACCAGGCCCAGCAAGTTGGCAGGCTTGCTGAACGGATCGCATTCGCCGAGCAATTAGCGGCCCCGCTCACGTCACCTCGAGTGGACGGTCTGCGTTCTGGCCAGCCGACAGAAATCAAGGCAAAGATCGTTCGTGCTGGGGTTTCACTGGCCGGGCGCTTTGTCGACATTTCTGAACTGAATTTGGCGAATGCGGGTCTTTATCTGATCTTCCTATTTGAGCCTCACAAGCGAGCAATCAGCGTGTTCGAGATCAGAGCCCAAGAGATGCACCGCCGGTTGACCGCGGCGCACTCGGTGACACTGGGCTTTTTAAAAGAGATGACGCCGGTCTGGTCCTTTTCGGACTAGCGCCTCGTTACGGAGGTGCGTGGCCCATGCCCAAGCAGGCCGAGGCGGTATAACCAATCCATGCTGACCCCGTCAAAAGCAGACGACATTGCCTAGATTATTGGAACGTCGGTCCAAGCCTCATTGGGAAAGACGGAAGGTTCAATGGGGCAGAACGTCGAAGCCGAAGAGAGCTACATTCGGAGAGAGTTCGGAAGATTGGCAGTGGAATAACCGGGGTGATTGTCGCTCAGAATTGCAATATTCGAGGTGGGTGCTAGATGCATATTAGGAAGCAACAGTTCTGGTGGCATACCGAAGGAAGACTCGTGAAAGATACAGACACATCGCGCGACGATCTTGCCGCAATGACAGCCGAGATCGCGTCGGCCTATGTCGCCAACAATCGCGTTCCGCAGGCAGACCTTCCCGACTTGATTGCCAGCATACACAGGTCGCTAAGCTTGCTTGGTTCCCCGGAGCGTGCGCCCGAGCCAGCCGCGCTGGTGCCTGCCGTCTCGATCAGGAAATCAGTGACGCCCGACTACATCATCTGCCTCGAGGATGGGAAAAGCTTCAAGTCGCTGAAGCGGCATATAGCGGTCCGTTACGGCCTGACGCCGGACGAGTACCGCCGCAAGTGGGGCCTGCCGTCGGATTATCCGATGGTTGCGGCCACCTATGCTGCCAGGCGCTCCGAGTTAGCGCTGAACCTCGGTTTGGGCCGCAAGAAGGCCGAGCCGGTTGTCGAGCCCGCACGCAAGGCCGGCCGCGGTCGTAATGCCAACTGAGCATCAGCGACCCGGCCGCGACCCCGTTGCGGGCCCCTCCGGCAGGCCGCCGTCGCCCCCACAATGCCAGCAGTGCCCGCTCTTTCCTTCAGTGCTCGCGCCAAGTCTGAAATACTTGAGCGTTCACGGTGCTGTCGGAAACAGGTCGCTGTTCAGTTGACATGTCATTCAGATACTTCCCAGCTTTTCCTGAATGCGCTGGAAGTAAGACGAAGACTGTGTTAGTTCTTTTGCGGCATGCTCTAGGCCTCTTTTCAGCGTTCTGATCTCAAACTGTAACTCGACGATTTCAGTATTGGACCGCTGCAAGGCGTTCTCCAGCGAGCGCGCACGCATCTCGCTTTCAGCTAAGCTGATCTGCAGCGAGTGAACATGCGACTTCAGCGTCGCACGCTGCATTTCAACGCGTTCAATAAAGCAGCGAGCATCGGCTTCGATGGCCACGAACTTCCGCTCGTACTCCTTGATAAGCTCAGCAGCCTGCTCGACCATCTGCACAGCTTTTGCGCCACAGACTGATGGTTGGCTTGACATCCTGTCTTGGTTGGCTGCGACTGCACGCGACGGCACCAGTGTGGCCTGTGCAGGAAACACATCTGGACGGTCGAAAATGTTGGACTCTTCCAAACTATTCATGGGGAGGTATCGCTCTGAGAAAGCCGGTATTGCCTCTTCCATTTCAATTCTCCGACATCACGTCCCGGATGAATGGGCGGTCATATTTTCAGGGTTGATCGTTCCTGGAGCCTGGCCCGAAGCCGTTAGTGATTGCCTGATCGAGACGCCTTAACCAGGCATCCGACTCTCTTGCCTGAGCCTCCGCCGCTTCAGCCCTTTGATTGGCAGCGGTAATCTCTCGCTGCGCCAGTTGCAGCTGTTGCTGCATCATCAGAAGATCTTCGCGCATCTGACGCGCCTGGGTTTCAGCCGCGCGCTCTAATTCCGTCACCCGCTCGGCACTCATGCGAATGGCTTCGGAAGCCTCCTCGACAAGAGCCAAGGCCGCCGCCCAATCCCGACGCGGTTCTTCGCCTGAAACGGGCATATCCCTCTTTTCAATGGAGAGAATGGCCGCTGACCGCTCTCCACCGGAGTTCTCACTCCTCACGATATCGGCCGAGCCGCGAATTGGCCATGACCGCTCGACTTCAATCTCGACCGTCGATGACATTCTCAATTCCTCCCAATGCCATGCCGCTGCCGCGGCAGCATCCCATAGACCTGCTGCTCCCGCCTATTCTTGGCGAGTATATTCAACACGCGCCGCGTCATTCCGGCCGGCTGTCTGGCCGCGCCAGAAAACTGACATTTGTTGTCTGGCCTGTATCCGGCGCGAGATTTTGTTCGGGGATGACGAGCTCGCCTTGGGTCTGCATAGCGCGCACCGACCGTTTCAGGATTTCGTTCTGGCGCTGCAAGGCAACACGGTTCTCGCGAGCAATCTCGAGCGCTCCTTGCGCCAGGGTCCGTTCAGCCCGCTCGCTCTCGAGTTCTTCGATCAATCGCCGGGTCGCCGCCTCCTGCTTCACTCGATCGTTTTCGTTTCTCCGGGTGAGGGTTTCCAGGCGATCGCCGAGACTGACGGCCTTGGCAAGGCTGTTCTCGAGGGCGACGTCCTTGGCCGCCAGTGTCTTCGTCAGCATCTCGTTGCGCTCGTCGGCTTCCTGCCGCAGCCGGTGGATCTCGCTGACCTGGGCACTCTGATGGACAAGTTCGTTTCGCATGGCCTCCAACCGCCGGTCGGCGGCGATGCGTTCCAGCAGGGCGTCCTTGAGGCTTCGTTCGGTGATACGCAGGGCCTCGTCCTTGTCGCGGAACTGGCTGCGTAAATTGGCGAGTATGTGCTCCGTCGACGCGAGGCGTGCTGCAGCGGCGTCGACCTTGAGGGTGAGTGACGTACGCTCCGCGGTCAGCTGCCCAACGATGCTTTCATGTTCTTCCTCGGCCTTCTGGCAGGCAAGCTCAGCCTCCTGCAAGCGAACCTCAAGCGCTGCGAAAACCCCTTTCTGCCTCTCCCGCTGCTCAGCAAGCTCATTAGCGCGCGCCTCCAGCCCAACGATGCGCTCGCTCTGCTCGCCAACCAGCTGATGCAAGCGCCTGCACTCGCGCTCGAAGATGGAATGCTGCTCAGACTCACGCTGCAGTTCGCTTTGGGCGCGTTGCAAGGATTGCTCTGTCGCCTCCCTCTCAGCCCGCTGAAGGGCTAGTTCGGCCGCGACTGACGAATGCTGCTCTGCCTCTACTGCCAGTTGCCGTTCGATGTTGTCGAGAAGCTGAGCCTGCTCGCGCAGCAGTGCGCGCTGCTCGTCAACTGTCCCAGTCATCTCATGACACTCGGCCTCCAGTTTCCGAGCCCGCGTCGTATAGGAAGTCAGTTCGCCGGAGGTGGCAGAGAGTTCACTCGTCAGCGCGTCAACTTCGCGGCGCAGGTTCTGGTTGGCCTCGATCTCTCGCGACAGCAGGGCCTCGGTTTCCATGACGCGGGCCTTAGCGTGCGGAAGCTCTTCAGCTATGGCCTCGATAGGCTCAACGATCATAGAGAAGTCTTCACTGAGAGACTTCAGGTCCTCCAGGCGGTCAACCATCTGGCTGAAGCGGACGCGCAACATCTCATTACGTTGCCCAAGACTGTCGAGCAGCTTGGCGGGGCGCAAATGGGACTGTGGGTCAGCATCACACAAGTCGGGGGCGTGCAGTTCTGCTGCCATCTGTTCCCCGGCTGCGCCGGCCTTGCTCCCGCTCGAGCTGCGCCCTGAAAAAAACGACCACGCTGATGACATTGTACATTTCCAAATGACAAGCGTTCAGTGCGTCAAAGGTATAAATTAATCTTTCAATAATCAAATAAATTAGTTTGATGTGCGGAGAGGAGGCAGCGCTTTTTTCCTTGTGATGGCACCGGTCGGCGGGCTCGGGGTCATCGTCGCAGACATGCTGACCGATACGAAACTGTTTCTCCTTCGGTGCGGGTCGCGGGTGTTCGCTTACCGCTCGGGAGGGGCTTTAGCGACGAGACGGCCGGCGCTAAATCAGCCATCAATGCGCAGAAGGCGGCGGAGCCCGCGGCGTCATTACCTCCAGCGCGAGAAAGCGCCCTGCCCTTACGGAAGGCGGCCGACTTCGGCATGCGTCTTTCAAGGGCTGCGCGATGATACTGATACCGGCGTCGTTCTCGAGAACTGACGCTTCTGTTGACTGTCGTTCCATCATTGGAACAAAGTAGGAACATTTCCTTTCCATCGCGCGCCCCGGATGGCACCATGACGCGGAGAATCAGGAGAGCTGCAATGTCCTACCCGTCCCCGAAGTCCCTGCCCGTGGTGACCGTTGATGAGAGTTTCGACAGCGTTGTCGACGAGGTGATAGCCGCGGCCGGCGGCGATTTGCGCTCTGCGATCCTGGGCTTGGTCCGCGGCCAGCACGCGATTGAGGCAGAGGCGCGATCATCGACATCGGCCGGCTATGTCCGGCGCCGTCTACAGTGAGCCGACGGGCGCAGCGCCGCAAAGCCCTCTACGCTCCTGAGCGGGAGGAGCTCCTGCGAAAGGCTCACGCGCTGTGGTCGGCAACGTGCACCACCATGCATCATCTGCAGACGCCCAGCGCGGATTACCACGCGGCGAGCGATCTCGCCGCCGCACTGTGCTCATTTGCAAGTGACTTGAGCGGCGGCGCCGTGGACTTTGCTCGTATGGCGTCGACTAGAGGCGGCGGTGACGACAGGACTTGGCTCGAGGGCGGAAGCGAGATGAACGAGGCGATCGACGAGGCACTGGCGATCTGTGGCGGTGATCCTCGAGCGACCATCAGGAGCCTGCTGGTGCTGACCGAGTTCCTGGAAGCGGAAGCGGAAGCCGAGGGGAAAGCATGAGGCTGACGGGCATCTGGAAATGGATTGCGGTCGTCGCGCTCGTAGCGATCTTCGGACCGTCCATTCTCCAGCAGGTGGACCTGGGCGAGCTTGGCGACGCGATCCGCCCAGCGCCGACCGACAACCGGGCGCCAACACCGGCGGGCAGTGCGAAGCGGATCGCGATGCCCCCATGCACGAACGGTCGCCATGCGCCGCCCAGCGGGTCCTGTGTCATTGACGGCGACAGCGGCTGGCTCGAGGGCCGTCAATGGCGAATTGAGGGCGTCGACGCGCCGGAGATCGGCAAGCCCGGCTGTGCAAACGAGCGCGCAGTCGGCGATCGCGCCAAGCAACGACTGGCTTCGCTCCTGGCCGGAGGGTTCACCGCCCGACATGGCAACTCCGACCGCTATGGGCGGCAGCTCATAACTTTTCGCCTGGCCGACGGCCGTGATGCGGGGGCCGTCTTGATCGACGAGGACTTGGCGCAGAAGTGGCCGAACTCGGGAAACCGCTGGTGCCGGCGCTAGACAGCCGGGGCGCGGCCACCACATGATGCGGGCATGTGCAATCTCTACTCCCTGACCAAAGGCCAAGCCGCCATTCTAGCTTTCACCCGGGCGATGAACGATCGCGCTGGCAACCTCCCCTCCATGCCGGGGATAGTCCCCGATACGATGGCGCCGGTCGTCCACAAGGCCGCCGAGGCCCGGACACTGTAGCTGATGCGCTGGTGCATGCCGTCGTCGCAGAAAGCGCTCTTCGAGGCGACGAAGCGCCGGGCCGCGAAGCTCGAGGCGAAAGGCAAGGAGGTTGACTTCGCGGCCCTTCTGAAAGCCGAGCCGGACAGCGGCACGACGAACATCCGAAACGTCGCTTCGGCTCACTGGAAACGCTGGCTCGTGCCGGCGAACCGGTGCCTTGTTCCCTTCACCTCGTTCTCGGAATACGAGACGGTCGGCACAGCCAAGATCCCGGTCTGGTTCGCCGCTGGCGAGGAACGCC
Coding sequences within it:
- a CDS encoding MucR family transcriptional regulator; translated protein: MTAEIASAYVANNRVPQADLPDLIASIHRSLSLLGSPERAPEPAALVPAVSIRKSVTPDYIICLEDGKSFKSLKRHIAVRYGLTPDEYRRKWGLPSDYPMVAATYAARRSELALNLGLGRKKAEPVVEPARKAGRGRNAN
- a CDS encoding helix-turn-helix transcriptional regulator translates to MTPSQCRAARALLDMSQPDLASQAGLGLSTIVDFERSRRAVSSDGIQKIVSALETSGVEFIAENGGGAGVRLRNP
- a CDS encoding thermonuclease family protein; translation: MRLTGIWKWIAVVALVAIFGPSILQQVDLGELGDAIRPAPTDNRAPTPAGSAKRIAMPPCTNGRHAPPSGSCVIDGDSGWLEGRQWRIEGVDAPEIGKPGCANERAVGDRAKQRLASLLAGGFTARHGNSDRYGRQLITFRLADGRDAGAVLIDEDLAQKWPNSGNRWCRR